Below is a window of Bactrocera tryoni isolate S06 unplaced genomic scaffold, CSIRO_BtryS06_freeze2 scaffold_7, whole genome shotgun sequence DNA.
aacatctCGGATCGGTGCAAATTTATCGTCACATGTTTTTTGCCTCCGGCTGATGGTATCATCAAATCGAATTACTTGATTGATATATTCaaacgtcttttttgacatAATAACCCTAAATATGGGACGACCATACTCTGCATCGAACAAATCAACCGTTGACTCGTTTTTTGatctaaaaatatacataacatttttgtataatGGGTTCCTAAATACGCAGCGCTACTTTACCTATATACACCAGTTAAAATCAATATACCGATATAAGCTTGCAACAGACTGGAATCAATTCGCATGAATTCGTCGCCATACTTAGCTTTGTCAAATGCATTTGTATGCTTTGGAATTATGTTTTCTAGATGTGGAGGCAAAAATAGGAGAAAAGCATCTTTTATGTCGTTGACACGGGCTTTTGCAAATCGAGTGACGCCAGGCGAAAGACTGATAACATTCTCATTCCTAAATCTACCACTTTGCGGCTGAAATGGATCTGACTGCCATAGTGTACCATCCTTTGATACGTACAATGGATCGGTATTTGCAGTGTAACCATCACTATCGTTAGCATCAGTTGTTCGAATATAATCCTCACCACCAGAATCACTATCACTTGAAGAGTTATCACTTTCATTCGCTTTTGACCCTTCTGGCTCGTACACTTCACCACTAGCATCAGAAAAACTGCAATTATCTTCTGCTTCACTTTCATTTAGAAAAACTCCTATTTCTTCACTTGACAAATAATTTGGTTGGCacatattgatttttttcttttacatctCTTTTATGTGTAAATTAATCACAAATTACTTCATCACTTGCAAAAAACCCAATAACTCGCGAAACGAACAGTTTCCCGCCAAAAAACAGATGTTTTCTCATATGCGTCGAAAACGACGCAGGAGGGTAGCCaacgtaatttttttaacacaatccacaaaaaaaaaaaacttgtggaacgaaaaacattttaaacaaagCAAATTAATGTTATTAACAAAGTCGAGAAATTCAGTTGACTTCTTGCCGCctct
It encodes the following:
- the LOC120781429 gene encoding uncharacterized protein LOC120781429, yielding MKVKQKIIAVFLMLVVKCTSQKGQKRMKVITLQVIVILVDGTLWQSDPFQPQSGRFRNENVISLSPGVTRFAKARVNDIKDAFLLFLPPHLENIIPKHTNAFDKAKYGDEFMRIDSSLLQAYIGILILTGVYRSKNESTVDLFDAEYGRPIFRVIMSKKTFEYINQVIRFDDTISRRQKTCDDKFAPIRDVFEKWSNSLADYYNPHE